A genomic segment from Glycine soja cultivar W05 chromosome 18, ASM419377v2, whole genome shotgun sequence encodes:
- the LOC114396700 gene encoding stress response protein nst1-like has translation MCILCVIQKWSRRVATMLPWLVIPLIGLWALSQLLPPAFRFEITSPRLACVFVLLVTLFWYEILMPWLSAWRVRRNARIRERKRFEAIEMQKLRKTATRRCRNCLSPYRDQNPGGGRFMCFNCGHVSKRPVLDLPVPPGLGISNSSIVKDLVGKGGKILNSKVWSENGWMCGQDWLENGNWVGGSVPGNPSNWRTSENAGVFGGDEHCLTERSYCGLLFLVCKLLTSFFKSIRWLWGKAFTVSSREECPSDAEALLAKRGENEASLNESRGEKARRKAEEKRQARLEKELLEEEERKQREEVSRLVEERRKLRDEKVEAEKDHSRSSNLSKEKDRQKEAEKKRQEKRKEKDKGSSKSNSDVEELERRAGKESERKRDFDKKSEMDRREHQKSGLESGKGQNTNNAQNKNVTANNYNRGGTGTRYLDRMRGTILSSSKAFGFGRGINVPSTVVKENKFNSSVDHVHSRREICPPERPAAKSNVNGDDRNINHPVLPEPQPWTAAPKKSWQQLFTRSSPAPQSSNSNVICRPNSKIQAEVKSPQLSAQSPVTQSFTNPIQFGLPSPFNISTHASGPTSSSLGFSPAIEPFFPPVGNTSHDFRQDEQELFEDPCYVPDPVSLLGPVSESLDNFQLDLGIGFGTDNEMTKPHSLKSISAGSDVNKPSLIESPSSREKHSCSNWFPSTPNGQDKHGFPLDDAAANEKGTWQMWSTSPLGQEGLGLVGGAGSWLLSSQRNIPNKDDFVLSSSQKTMASLFNKEDNIISSTHSPQNVFLPNGQSGENFSPVTGSSGYDPWLQSALFPPLSGGPSAQEGATQNETIYGSPSGSASSHGLDGSPANCWSKKEWPVHGSVESIGKSAVSRPYSGGLHPTSDVQSFWSFD, from the exons ATGTGTATACTGTGTGTGATTCAGAAGTGGTCTCGCCGGGTTGCTACAATGCTGCCTTGGTTGGTTATTCCGTTAATTGGTCTCTGGGCGCTCTCTCAGCTTCTGCCGCCCGCTTTTCGATTCGAGATTACTTCGCCTCGTCTTGCTTGTGTCTTTGTCTTGTTGGTTACTCTCTTTTGGTATGAGATTTTGATGCCTTGGCTGTCAGCTTGGCGTGTGCGGAGGAATGCTAGGATTAGGGAGAGGAAGAGGTTTGAGGCCATAGAAATGCAGAAGTTGAGGAAGACAGCTACGAGGCGGTGCCGCAACTGCTTGAGTCCCTATAGGGATCAGAACCCTGGTGGGGGTAGGTTTATGTGTTTTAACTGTGGCCATGTATCTAAGAGACCGGTTCTAGACTTGCCTGTGCCGCCGgggttggggatttctaattcCAGTATAGTTAAGGACTTGGTTGGAAAAGGTggcaaaatattgaatagcaaGGTTTGGTCTGAAAATGGATGGATGTGCGGTCAGGACTGGTTGGAGAATGGAAATTGGGTTGGTGGGTCTGTTCCAGGTAATCCTAGCAACTGGAGGACGAGTGAGAATGCTGGTGTTTTTGGAGGAGATGAGCATTGTTTGACGGAGAGGTCTTATTGTggtcttttgtttttggtttgcaAGCTTTTGACATCTTTCTTCAAGAGCATTAGATGGCTCTGGGGAAAGGCTTTTACAGTTAGTTCAAGGGAAGAATGCCCTTCTGATGCTGAGGCACTCTTAGCTAAAAGGGGTGAAAATGAGGCAAGCCTCAATGAAAGTAGAGGGGAAAAAGCACGTAGGAAAGCTGAGGAGAAAAGGCAGGCTAGGCTAGAGAAAGAACTATTGGAGGAGGAAGAGAGAAAACAGAGGGAGGAGGTTTCAAGGTTAGTGGAGGAGCGTAGGAAACTGAGAGATGAAAAAGTGGAAGCTGAAAAAGATCACAGCAGATCATCAAATCTCAGTAAGGAGAAGGACCGTCAGAAGGAAGCTGAAAAGAAGCgtcaggaaaaaagaaaagagaaagataaggGGTCTAGTAAGAGCAACTCTGATGTTGAAGAATTGGAAAGAAGAGCTGGCAAGGAAAGTGAACGGAAGCGGGATTTCGACAAAAAGAGTGAAATGGATCGTAGGGAGCATCAGAAATCTGGGTTAGAGAGTGGCAAGGGACAGAATACCAACaatgcacaaaataaaaatgtcacTGCAAACAATTATAACCGAGGAGGTACTGGAACAAGGTATCTTGACCGCATGCGGGGCACAATTTTGTCCTCTTCAAAAGCATTTGGTTTTGGTAGGGGTATTAATGTTCCTAGCACTGTGGTGAAAGAAAACAAGTTTAATAGTTCTGTAGATCATGTTCATAGCAGGAGAGAAATATGTCCTCCTGAGCGTCCAGCTGCAAAATCCAATGTAAATGGAGATGATAGGAATATCAATCACCCT GTACTCCCTGAACCACAACCATGGACAGCAGCACCTAAAAAGTCATGGCAGCAATTATTTACTCGATCTTCACCTGCTCCTCaatcttcaaattcaaatgtaatATGCAGGCCAAATTCCAAAATTCAAGCAGAAGTCAAAAGCCCTCAGTTGTCTGCCCAGTCACCAGTTACACAGTCATTTACTAATCCTATTCAGTTTGGTCTTCCATCACCATTTAATATTTCCACTCATGCAAGTGGACCAACCAGTAGTAGTCTAGGTTTTTCTCCTGCTATTGAACCATTTTTTCCTCCAGTTGGAAATACATCACATGACTTTAGACAAGATGAGCAAGAGCTTTTTGAAGATCCCTGTTATGTTCCAGATCCAGTATCCTTGCTTGGGCCTGTTTCTGAGTCACTTGATAATTTTCAGTTGGACTTGGGAATTGGCTTTGGAACAGACAATGAAATGACAAAACCTCACTCTTTGAAAAGCATATCTGCTGGTTCTGATGTTAATAAGCCATCTCTGATTGAATCCCCATCATCCCGAGAAAAGCATAGCTGTTCTAATTGGTTTCCAAGTACCCCGAATGGCCAAGACAAGCATGGTTTTCCTCTGGATGATGCAGCTGCAAATGAGAAGGGAACATGGCAGATGTGGAGTACTTCTCCACTTGGGCAAGAAGGTTTAGGTTTAGTTGGTGGCGCAGGAAGCTGGCTGTTATCCTCACAAAGGAACATACCAAACAAGGATGATTTTGTGCTTTCTTCATCTCAGAAGACTATGGCTTCTCTTTTTAACAAAGAAGATAACATAATTTCCAGTACCCATTCTCCACAAAATGTTTTTCTTCCTAATGGCCAAAGTGGTGAGAACTTCAGCCCTGTTACAGGTTCAAGTGGTTATGATCCTTGGTTACAAAGTGCTCTCTTCCCACCATTGTCAGGTGGCCCTTCAGCTCAGGAGGGAGCCACTCAAAATGAAACTATATATGGTAGCCCAAGTGGATCTGCTAGTAGCCATGGGCTTGATGGTTCTCCAGCTAACTGTTGGTCCAA AAAGGAATGGCCTGTACATGGTTCTGTGGAAAGCATTGGAAAGTCTGCTGTTTCAAGGCCTTATAGTGGAGGTCTACACCCAACCTCCGATGTACAGTCGTTTTGgtcttttgattaa
- the LOC114395708 gene encoding adenine/guanine permease AZG1-like — MAQLQPPPLSSRSSSTVTRINLVVAQSCIGKYFKLVERNTTFTTELRAGTATFLTMAYILAVNATIIADSGGTCSVSDCTPLCSDPKTSPSHCPTHLLTRPDSSCKYPPVNPGYAACVERTRRDLIVATVASSLMGSAVMGLLANLPLALAPGMGANAYFAYSVVGFHGSGSVPYKTALTAIFLEGLIFLVISAVGFRAKLAKLVPKPVRVSSAAGIGLFLAFIGLQSNEGIGLIGFSPSTLVTLGGCPRNKLTALAPVITINGTVSLIPGATVSDKILCSGNRMESPTLWLGLVGFFIIAYCLMKNIKGAMIYGIVFVTVISWFRNTPVTVFPNTELGDAGYEYFKKVVDVHVIKTTAGALSFDSMWKGAFWEALFTFLYVDILDTTGTLYSMARFAGFVDTNGDFEGQYFAFMADASSIVVGSLLGTSPVTAFIESSTGIREGGRTGLTAVTVAGYFLMAFFFTPLLASIPAWAVGPPLIVVGVMMVRCVVEIDWEDMREAIPAFVTIVLMPLTYSIAYGLIGGIGTYLVLHAWDWGKEVVKNFFTKENFKDNNNNIPNANINVNANSRVVDHEEGYDDNKV; from the exons ATGGCTCAACTACAGCCACCACCACTCTCGAGTCGCAGTTCTTCAACTGTGACTCGAATTAATTTGGTGGTGGCTCAAAGTTGCATCGGCAAATATTTTAAGCTTGTCGAGCGCAACACCACCTTCACCACTGAGCTCCGTGCTGGTACCGCCACGTTTCTCACAATGGCCTACATTCTTGCTGTCAACGCCACCATTATTGCTGACTCGGGTGGCACATGCAGCGTCTCCGATTGCACCCCTCTCTGCTCTGACCCGAAAACCTCACCCTCCCATTGCCCAACCCATCTTTTAACCCGACCCGACTCCTCATGCAAGTACCCGCCTGTCAACCCGGGCTACGCGGCGTGCGTGGAACGCACGCGCCGTGACCTCATCGTGGCCACCGTGGCCTCCTCCCTCATGGGCTCCGCCGTAATGGGCCTCTTAGCGAACCTCCCCTTAGCCCTAGCGCCCGGCATGGGCGCCAACGCGTACTTCGCCTACTCCGTGGTCGGGTTCCACGGGTCGGGTTCCGTACCCTACAAAACCGCATTAACCGCCATCTTCTTGGAAGGCCTAATCTTCCTCGTAATCTCAGCCGTCGGCTTCCGCGCCAAACTGGCCAAACTCGTTCCCAAACCCGTCCGAGTCTCCTCCGCCGCCGGAATCGGTCTCTTCTTAGCCTTCATTGGGCTTCAAAGCAACGAAGGCATTGGGCTCATCGGATTCAGCCCATCAACACTAGTCACTCTCGGAGGCTGCCCGAGGAACAAACTAACGGCGTTAGCTCCGGTCATCACAATTAACGGCACCGTTAGTTTAATCCCCGGCGCCACCGTCTCCGACAAGATACTATGTTCTGGGAACCGCATGGAGAGCCCAACCCTATGGCTTGGTTTGGTCGGGTTTTTCATTATTGCTTACTGTTTAATGAAGAACATAAAGGGGGCTATGATATACGGCATCGTTTTCGTAACCGTGATCTCGTGGTTCAGGAACACGCCGGTTACGGTGTTCCCGAATACCGAACTCGGTGACGCGGGGTATGAGTATTTTAAAAAGGTGGTTGACGTGCACGTGATAAAAACCACCGCAGGAGCGTTGAGTTTTGATAGCATGTGGAAAGGTGCATTCTGGGAAGCTTTGTTCACGTTTCTGTACGTTGATATATTGGACACCACGGGGACGCTGTATTCCATGGCCAGATTTGCAG GGTTTGTTGACACCAACGGTGATTTCGAGGGGCAATATTTCGCGTTCATGGCGGACGCGTCGTCGATCGTGGTGGGGTCGCTGCTGGGGACATCGCCGGTGACGGCGTTTATCGAGTCGTCGACGGGGATACGGGAGGGGGGGAGGACGGGGCTGACGGCGGTGACGGTGGCGGGGTATTTCTTGATGGCGTTTTTTTTCACGCCGTTGCTGGCGTCGATTCCGGCGTGGGCGGTGGGGCCGCCGCTGATAGTGGTGGGGGTGATGATGGTGAGGTGTGTGGTGGAGATTGATTGGGAGGATATGAGAGAAGCGATACCGGCGTTTGTGACGATTGTGTTGATGCCGCTGACGTATTCTATTGCTTATGGGTTGATAGGGGGCATTGGGACGTACCTTGTGTTGCATGCGTGGGACTGGGGAAAGGAGGTGGTgaagaatttttttactaaGGAGAACTTTaaggataataataataatatacctaATGCAAATATAAATGTAAATGCAAATAGTCGTGTTGTTGATCATGAAGAAGGATATGATGATAACAAGGTGTAG
- the LOC114397370 gene encoding protein MAIN-LIKE 2-like, translating to MVDADAQDTGPKTDAHDIGAQDAANEPEGFPGGPRDPSVITKYADHVAAIERPKLKLSSHGKKVHKLGRPVPAIEDMALRDLTLTRRYAWGAAGLVHMYDQLNDANLSTSRQLASYITLLQCWIYEHFPSVAECNVDPDYDEVSPHACRWIVTKKTVKNVSTVMYRQRLDRLRIPDVYWMPYAEHRPVQDFHPISCFSGQLRWGPVVVRYRLERVMRQFGYVQCIPGHLVHSWVSYDDMDDTWTHYSDHLAAADDLCVVPGQYAPDYIDWFFAISHSFMTVPQNDPPRDAYETQPSHIPHEAASTSTHADPDANEPKHAVEACHAITEVLEQHLNAPSTSTHEEVIQKCLRIARGVTEDRNMYVRSRLMRCTDQQ from the exons ATGGTAGATGCTGACGCACAGGACACCGGTCCAAAGACTGACGCACATGATATTGGTGCACAGGATGCTGCAAATGAGCCTGAGGGATTTCCTGGTGGACCTAGGGACCCATCAGTGATTACAAAGTATGCTGACCATGTTGCGGCCATC GAACGTCCTAAGTTGAAGTTATCCTCCCATGGGAAGAAGGTGCATAAATTGGGCAGGCCTGTTCCTGCAATTGAGGACATG GCCCTGCGTGACCTCACTCTTACTAGGCGgtatgcatggggagctgctGGCCTCGTCCATATGTACGATCAGCTTAATGATGCCAATCTCAGCACCAGTCGACAGCTTGCTAGTTACATCACCTTGTTACAA TGTTGGATATACGAGCACTTTCCGTCAGTTGCAGAGTGCAATGTTGATCCGGACTATGACGAGGTGTCACCACATGCGTGTCGATGGATTGTGACAAAGAAGACAGTGAAGAATGTATCTACAGTGATGTACAGGCAACGCCTGGATCGTCTGAGGATCCCAGATGTCTATTGGATGCCATATGCGGAGCACCGACCTGTGCAGGACTTTCATCCGATTTCGTGCTTCTCGGGACAGCTCCGTTGGGGGCCTGTTGTTGTCAGATACAGACTAGAGAGGGTTATGCGCCAGTTCGGCTATGTCCAGTGCATTCCTGGACACCTTGTCCATTCATGGGTGTCATATGATGACATGGACGATACATGGACGCACTACTCAGACCATCTGGCGGCAGCAGATGATCTATGTGTTGTGCCAGGTCAGTATGCGCCTGACTACATAGACTGGTTCTTTGCCATATCGCATTCATTCATGACTGTGCCACAAAATGATCCTCCTCGAGATGCATATGAGACGCAGCCCAGTCATATCCCTCATGAGGCAGCATCGACATCGACACATGCGGATCCTGACGCGAATGAGCCTaaacatgcagtg GAGGCTTGCCATGCAATCACAGAGGTGTTGGAGCAGCATCTAAATGCGCCAAGCACATCGACACATGAAGAGGTCATCCAAAAATGCCTCAGGATTGCTAGGGGTGTCACAGAAGATCGTAATATGTATGTGAGGTCTCGACTTATGCGGTGCACGGATCAACAATAG